A section of the Sceloporus undulatus isolate JIND9_A2432 ecotype Alabama chromosome 3, SceUnd_v1.1, whole genome shotgun sequence genome encodes:
- the POGLUT3 gene encoding protein O-glucosyltransferase 3, which produces MGFFDFFKYKYQVNVDGTVAAYMFPYLLLGDSVVIKQSSPYYEHFYKELVPWHHYVSVKRNLEDLLEKIKWAKENDEVVRKIAKEGQLAARELLQPHRFYCYYFKVFQEYAERQTIKPEIRDGMEFVPQPDDRTSLCDCHRKQSSKDEL; this is translated from the exons ATGGGCTTCTTTGATTTCTTTAAG TACAAATATCAAGTGAATGTAGATGGCACAGTAGCAGCCTACATGTTCCCATACCTTTTATTGGGGGACAGTGTTGTAATCAAGCAATCTTCACCATATTATGAGCACTTCTATAAGGAGTTGGTGCCATGGCACCACTATGTCTCTGTTAAAAGAAATCTAGAAGACCTGCTAGAAAAGATAAAGTGGGCTAAG GAAAATGATGAAGTAGTTAGAAAAATTGCTAAAGAAGGGCAGCTGGCTGCAAGAGAGCTACTGCAACCTCATCGGTTTTATTGCTACTATTTCAAAGTGTTCCAG GAATATGCTGAACGCCAAACTATTAAACCTGAAATACGGGATGGGATGGAATTTGTACCTCAGCCTGATGACAGGACTTCATTATGTGACTGCCACAGGAAACAGTCTTCAAAGGATGAGCTATAA